A region of the Actinomycetota bacterium genome:
CGACGGGCACGGCGTCGCGCGCTGCCCGAGCCAGGAGCCGAGGCGTGAGCTCCGGCCCGTACACGCGCGTGGCGTCCCCGACGCCGAGGAGCTTGAGGGCCCAGACGAGGGGGACCCCATCGGGCGTCACGAGGTCGCAGTCGTTCATGACGTCGCGGAACGATGGATCGTCGTGCGACTCCATCACGTTGTTCACCGTGGCGACGCCGACGGTCCGCGATCCACCGGCGTCGGCCCAGCGGAGCACCCGATCGATCGCGTCCGGGTAGGTGGTCGCGTCGACACGCATGCCCAAGATCTCGCGATGCTGCAGCCCGAGGTTCCCGACGCCGGTCGACGCCGCCCGCTTCGCCTCCTCGCCGAGGCCGGGCGGCACCGTCTCTTCGGAGACGCTCATCGGGCGCCCTTGCGGAACAGCAGGACGCCGATGGTTCGAAGGATGATGTACATGTCGAGCGAGAGCGACCAGTTCTCGATGTAGAAGAGATCCTGCTTGATCGCTTCCTCCGGACCGACGTCGCTGCGACCGTTCACCTGCCACCACCCGGTGAGCCCCGCACGCACCTCGTGACGTGGACCCAAGAGCTCGGGGTTCGCCTCGACCTGCTCCGCCGGAAGCGGGCGTGGCCCGACCAGGCTCATGTCACCCCGCACGACGTTCCACAGCTGCGGAAGCTCATCGAGGCTCAGCGCCCGCAACACCTTGCCCACCCCCGTGATCGGGGGTGCGTCGCCACCCTTGAAGAACGGCTGCGTGCGGTCGACACCGCGAGCATCCATATCCCGATCGGCTCCGTGCACCATCGTGCGGAACTTGTACACGGTGAACGCTCGGTTGTCCTTCGTCACCCGCTTCTGCCGGAAGAGCACCGGCCCGGGCGACGTGATCGCGATCACTGCGGCGATCACCAGCTGGATGGGGAGTGTGATCAGCAGCGCGAAGCTGCCGGCGGCCATGTCGAACCCACGCTTGAGCGCTGCCTGGTTCCCGGAGAGCTCAGCCGGGCGTACGGACACGGTCATGACGGAACCGACCGGCTGCAGGGTCAGACGATGCGTCAGCATGTGCGGCACCCGGGCCACGAGGCGGAGCGCCAGGTGCTCCCGTCGAGACAGCTGCTGCACGGCGTCGAGGTCGGCGAGGCTCAAGACCGGCGACGCGACGACGATCGCTTCCGCGCTCGACTCGCGCACGACCCCGGCCAAGTCGCCGATCGGACCGAGGAAGTGCGGCGCCCCCGGCGTATCGCTCCCCCGCTCGTGCGCGACACGACCGATCGGGAAGAAGCCGCTGCGTTCGTCGTCGATCATCGCCCGCGACACGGCGGCCGCATCGCGCGCGGAGCCGATCACGATCGTCCGGTACGCCAGGAGCCCCTTCTGTCGCAAGCTTCGCGCGTACCGCCGCCACACCAGCCGGCTCGCGATCTCGAGCAGCACGAGCGTCAGGAGCGCGAAGCCGATGACAGGTGGACCGCCCGTGATGCTGCCCGCGCCGAGGATCAGCAGCAGCGCGGCACCCACCGACGTCGCACCGATCACGCGCCGGATCTCTTCTGGGGACGAGAGATGCCTCGACGCGTAGAGGCCGAAGGCGTGGAAGATGCCCACCCATGCCAGCGTGCCGACGATCGCGATCAACCAGCCGTATCGCCCGAGGGATTGGGCGACCACGATCTCGTCGAGCAGATCGGTGGCCGACAAGACGAGGTTGAGGCAGAGCACATCGCTCGCGACGAGGCCGGCCACCAACATCCGGTATCGGGTCTGGGTCGCGCCGTCGGGGGCAGCCAGCGCCCCCACGTCGGGCGGCGCGACCTCCGACGCGACGTCCGCGGGCGCCGCCCGTTCCGGCTGAAGGTCGCGGATGACCGCGACATCGCCTTCTTGCGAGATCACGCTCAGGTCGTCGAGGACCTCCTCGACGACCTCGTCTTCGACCACGACCTCAGGAGGGGGTTCCAGTCGACCTTGACTGGCGGCCGCCTCTCCCGGCGTCGCATCCTCGATCCGTCGCTCCACCGATCGCCTCATGTTCG
Encoded here:
- a CDS encoding sugar transferase, whose product is MERRIEDATPGEAAASQGRLEPPPEVVVEDEVVEEVLDDLSVISQEGDVAVIRDLQPERAAPADVASEVAPPDVGALAAPDGATQTRYRMLVAGLVASDVLCLNLVLSATDLLDEIVVAQSLGRYGWLIAIVGTLAWVGIFHAFGLYASRHLSSPEEIRRVIGATSVGAALLLILGAGSITGGPPVIGFALLTLVLLEIASRLVWRRYARSLRQKGLLAYRTIVIGSARDAAAVSRAMIDDERSGFFPIGRVAHERGSDTPGAPHFLGPIGDLAGVVRESSAEAIVVASPVLSLADLDAVQQLSRREHLALRLVARVPHMLTHRLTLQPVGSVMTVSVRPAELSGNQAALKRGFDMAAGSFALLITLPIQLVIAAVIAITSPGPVLFRQKRVTKDNRAFTVYKFRTMVHGADRDMDARGVDRTQPFFKGGDAPPITGVGKVLRALSLDELPQLWNVVRGDMSLVGPRPLPAEQVEANPELLGPRHEVRAGLTGWWQVNGRSDVGPEEAIKQDLFYIENWSLSLDMYIILRTIGVLLFRKGAR